The genomic segment CGCAGCATCGACCGTACGGTAGGTCGCGCCTCGGGTTCAAGCACCCACAATACCAAGCCGCGCGGGGTCTCCGTCAAGACAACCTTGTTACCTTTCTCCTGTAGCCGATCGGCACCCCGCTGGGCTGCTGCTAAATCTGAAAAGCTGCGAACGTAGACATAGT from the Synechococcales cyanobacterium T60_A2020_003 genome contains:
- a CDS encoding SPOR domain-containing protein, whose translation is MVSTVPVLSSQSLRKCHVLLPGELKASSALIYANQYYVYVRSFSDLAAAQRGADRLQEKGNKVVLTETPRGLVLWVLEPEARPTVRSMLR